The window CAATTCAACTTTTCTCAAAAATGTCAGTGAGACATTTTGTTTCACCACCTAAAAAAAGAGGAGCATAAAAAATGTAAACAAAATGGCAAGCTACACTTGGTTGGTAAGCAAAGGCTTGACCCTGAGGCAGGGTCATATCACATTTTCACATATGTACAATTGTTATCCATGAACATGGGATCTGATTAATAATTATCAATCCCAATTTACAGGAAGATGCACTTATATGCACTTAAAACTTGAAGGCTATACAAAAGTGATTTAATCCAAAAAAAAGTGGTGGGGATTTTACATGGATTTCCTCTCCTAGATGAAAATTATCTGATTTTGAAACTAAGATAATAACATGCTCACTTCTTCAAAGATTTTGCTTGCCTTTAATTCTTCAAAGATGCTCCTTGCTTCAGAGAGCTGGTTGGAATGATGAACTTCCATGCCCCATATGTTTCTCATCGGAAGATTTGGCATGTTCAGTGATGTCAATTGGTTTTCTAACCTCTTTGTATCAACAGAATCCATGGCACGGCCAACAACAGTCTATAAAGACAAAGAAGCAAGAACTTCATAAACACTGGGGAAAATAGAAAAGCATATGTGCATTTCACATGAAAATCACACATGTTACTGGCATAAGGCTTCCATGTAGATATATTCATTCTTATGCAGAAAACTTACCCATAGGTTGCTTCTGGAGCAAGCATTTAGAATACTGAGCTTGAGGAAATCCTCATCTCGGCTgctcataattttatttgaacccACTATAATGTCTTGAAATGAAGCATCGGAAGTTGATCCACAGTTTCTCACGACAATTCTCCCATGCTGCTGCAGTATTTTATCCAGTTTAACACTGTTGGGGTCTCTAGATTTGGTTAGCAAAGTCTTCTTTGATCCCATTGAACTTTCTCCTGTAGCTTCATATTCTTTGTCCAGTCGTAGCAATGTCAACGCCATCTCATTATTAGTCCAGCAACAACACGAGGATGATCCATCGTCTACATGGGGAAAAAAGTGCAAAATGGTAGTATGAACCAAGATAATAACCTATATCTATCAGCACATGCACAAATATGCAAACATACTCTCTCCATCCAAATGTAATAATCTATGTTACTTTCTTTgggtttttttttgccaaaattaCTTACTTTCAGTTTGTTCTCTTAAACATGGTAGAAGTTGCTAACTTGTCATACTCATTTAAAGCAGTTCAAGTATTATTGTGACCCccaattaacaaaaatttaaaaagtgcCATAGTGTTGTATTAATTCTTCATTATAAAGCACAGGGGTACATTATAGCTTTGACCAAATTTATTTCATCATCACTGGAAAAAGAAACCTATCATGTCCGGAACCATGCATGAGATCCCAAAAGTTCGgagcaaaaaataaaataaaatcagctTTAAGATAGATAGGTTCCCCAAACAACTTATGATAAGTTCATGCCAAATCATTCATAACACtgtaaataaatatcaaacacaCACATCCATTAAGTTGGACCTCCTcgctataaaaaaaaaattaataacaccATGGACACTTGGTGGTTATGTAAGACTTTGGCATGGCACCTTTTTCACTTGGATAGATACAGAAAGTTTTGATAGTAACATCATATAAAAGCAATCAAGTtcccattaaaaaaaaaaaaaaaaaaacccttaaTAGAAAGAGCAACCTAGCATCAAAGAGGCATCCGGAAATAATTTCAGATAAAACGTAACAGGAATACAAGTAAGATGGCCCAAACCTTTCTTTCTCGGTTTCTCCTTATTAAGTCGTAGTAAAAACCACAAAACAGAAACACTTGAGTTCCTTGTTAATCACCTAGAACACAGTCCTGTAATTGCTAACGCAATGCTATTCAAAATAATTGTGGTAGGGTAGAGGGAGGTCAGAAGCAATATCATACCAAGAATGAAACCCGCAAGTGGAATGTTTGCAGGTGAGCAAATGTGAGCTATTCGATGAGATTGTACAACCTTTTCATTTTTCTCCAGCACCAATATATATACAGCAATAATctgtcaaaattatatattgataaccaagaaacaaaaatatacaaaagcaTTATCGAATTTATGTGCCATTTAAAAGAAGAAAATGTAGCAGGAAGTCTTATTAGTTAGGGATGCGAAGCAGCTTGTAAATCATTAAGTTGAAAGATAATTGCCATTCACCTTGCAATGCAACTTCAGTAGCATATAACTCGGGCATTGGTCCATTTCAGATATCAAAGATACTGGTCCAATGTCCAATAAGGGAATAGAGGGAAATTCTAAAGTAGCTGAAAGGTACTGACTGTTGATGACCAATGCAGGACCAAGAATGATGACAGATGCAGGTATTAGCAGAAATTCATTTTGCCCACTGAAAAATAGAacattcaatattttaattagacaAAATTAagcatttttgtttttaaaaatgaaacaaGTCCAGAACATCCAAATGCCGTAATATACATGGGGTTTATGCGTAGGTGCACAGAGGGCTGAACAGAAAATCAGCACTTATAGACCCCTCATGAAGAGTCACTAACAATGAATTTTTAACAATGGTAttctctctcttctttcaaaTAAAAAGGATCCTGTATATTATGTGGGGAAACCTCAGATATATCAACTGGGCCATAGTACAAAAGTTCCAACCAGAAACCTGCTAGGCATTTACATATAAAGTACACTAAGGATTGTGAATTAGAACTTGTCACAACTCAATCTGTCATCAATAGGGCCAAAGAAAAGGGGGAGACCGGGAGATTAGACAGGGACCCAATGAATCAGCAGGGCCATATATAGAGAGTTTCTACGTCAGTTTTCAAGTTCAAAGTGGAACACCATTATGAATCAAGAACTAAACTTACCCTGCTACAAGTATTCTGTGGAATGTAGCATTGACCCCTGCTCCAAACCCAACAGGAAAAGCATGTTTACTCAGCTTACCAAAGATTTTCacctaatatataatataaaacaaataatataagaTTGCAAATTACATAAACAAAATGAATAGGACTAGGGATAGATGAATATTACCATGTGGTTCTCAACTAAAACATGGATGCAGGCACTCTGTGTCATGTGCTTGATGAAATTTGGGACATAACCACCAAAGGAACTCCCATAACCAATATTTACAGCCAGAGAAGATTGATCAGTGCTGTGAAAAGCGACCACATGTCCATGCAGAGATATTAGTTTTCCCCTGGGCAAAAAAACATCTAAATTTGAATTGCGAACAGATTTTACTGATCGAGTCATGTGTTCGGAGATGTTAGTCAATTCTTCAAACGAGGAAATTGGTTTTACAAAACCTTGCCCCAGATATTCTATATTGCCTTCTAAGAAAGCTAAAGATTCAGGAGAAAGAAACATTTTTACTTCTGAACAGGAATGaggacatgcattcatgaacTTCAAACTAGGAAGCTCAACTCCATGAGAATCTTTAGGCACAGTCACTTTATTGCAGAAAAATATATCATGAATTAGAGGTGTTTGATCAATTGCCAGGAGTGCCTCCTGCGATGAGAATGAAATGCTCAAAGGAATTGCTCTAGAAGTGATTAATACTTTACCAATACTCAGGGCACTGGAGTTATTAATAGAGCAATAACGATCTTCCTTTTGGTGCTTTATGATGTAACAACCACCAATTTTCAGTGACTGCAGAAGCGGAAGACAATATGCAAGTTCAATAAGAACTCGagtgaaaatcatataaattgctTTATCCTTTTATGGATAAGGTAAGAGAGTATGGAAGCAAGCTAACCTGAAATTCGCAAAAGTCACGCTGCTCAAACTCTAGCAAAACCTTTCGGACACCAGAGTAGGAGGTAGAAGTAATCTTTGTTTTATCATTTCTGCAGTTGAACATGGTTTCTTTAAAATAAAGAGTGACGCAAGGGATTTCAAGTGGATAACTTGAACCAGAACATATCTTCTCCTTGTAAATTCTCCTGAAAGTATTTACGCAATAACTTGAATTGCCAGCTGATTCATTTTGGGCATAATTGGGACCAGAACTAGATGTTTCAATAGTTTTACATCTTTTAGTCGTCTTCTCATAActtttatcataattttccaCCAAGTCACTGGAAAGAGGTTTGGATATAGCAGTTATTTGATCTTCAGCTTTATCAGGGATAAGCAGATCCCAAGGCAGAATAATGGCCTCAGCATATGCGTTCAACCTCTCTGTAATAATGTGATCATCTTGAAACTGGAATTATTGACATGTCAAACATAAAGTGAAGTGATGGAACAGTAAATTAATTAGCTTGCACAAGGACATACCCTTTGCAACACAGGAAATTTGTGCGTAACCTTGAGCAAATGGAATCTTCCTTTAAGATCTTCCAATGTCTCCTTATAACTAAAACCAGGGAAAACAGGACGGCTTCTGTAAAGTTCACCTATTCTGTGACAGTACATATAAACAGTCAAATTACTCCCTTCCACGAATATAGCATTATTTAGTATACTTTGACACGAAAATAATCCAGTTGGGACTGATTCCAAATGATCTGCTAGGTCAGAAATGCCTTCCATTACAGCTGTGAAGTCAGAGACCTGATAAGATGAACAAATTAATATTAAGCAGCATAAGCCACAATGTGTACAATAACAATATGTTGCACCTACAAAAATAATGCAGGGCTGGAAGCAAAACATAATAAAGCATATTTTGTAacatatattttagaaaaaggtTACATCTACCTGATATATAGTTCCGATGCTTAAACTTGATGGAAGGTTAGGTGAAACTATGTCAATGCTCCCAGTTGCATCAATTAGCTGCAAACTTCCGGGGGATAGAGAACTCTAGAGAAAAATTACAAAGAAGAAGACAAGAAGATAAACATCCATTTAAAATTTCACCAATATCCACATTCTGTAATACCTACAAGCGCATTTTCCCCGGTCATAGTCCATCTATTTATCAGTTTTGGACTTGCCAGTTGGCAAAAAGCATATTACTGGGATTTTACAATTCATGCGTATATTGCCACAATACCACACCTCTAAATATAGGCATACTGGACATTGGAACTAAGCCCAACGTTCAGTTGTGAAAAAAGGTGCTGACTGGGGTTGGTGCAGAAAGGGAAATAATATTTTCAGTGATGATGAGGTAAACAGTATTGATTAGTGAACACACCATACTCATGCAAAAGAATACACAGTGAATCTCTTTTTTTACACAGATATAGCTCAAAAAGGGAGTAATCACACTTCCCCTGCTCAAGGTGTGTGCAGGTCAAACCCAATTACTAATATTTAATGAAGAGTATGCAAGCATTActttattaaacaaaacaaacttTGGCATAACATTTAGCCTACAAATATATGAACGACATAAACAATTTGGgtagaatttaaaaattactGTTCTGCTACTAAAGCCATTGAAACTAATCCTTCATGGTCCTGAATTTAGGTCCATATGTAAGGAAATCCTTAATTTCTGAATTGCACTTAACAGCAACAACGAACCAAGTACCGCATATCCCACACATCAAAGCTGACTTGCTCTATTAATAGTCTAAATTCTAAACATTAACCAGTGAGTCAGTGAACTATAGTCTATTTAGTTATATTCTTTTATGCACATCTACTTAGCGAATATGTCACTTCAAAAATTGCATAAAGATGTATAATAGAAGAACAAATACAAGTAGATCAATTACCTTTAGGCTTCCTAACAAAACCACATCAATATCTTTACTTTGCAGCATCATTTTGGTAGGCTGACTGAAAGATTTCCGTCCACAAATTTGGGGGCTTTCTAGATTATCATTACTCATTATATCAGAACCAGCCTTCCTAGCGGTCATCTTTATCCATGTGGCCTTACAATGACTAATGAAACTAGACATGGGTACCACCTGAGGATATGAAACAATTATAGTAATTAGGTGCAGCTAATTGGACACACTTGATACCATAAGAAATGTTATATGTGTATAGTTCTCCATAACTAGGGAATAGATATTAGGCTCGATAAcaccaaaaaaaagaaaaaaaaaactaatataagGTGATGTGATTCTCCATGACGTGGGAACATTCGTACAGTACAGAAAAGAAAGATAATTAATCGACCACCTCAAACCATATACATACCAATTTCAAGCAGCCACAATCAGGTTCAGATCCACAACCGCATGAGTCATGCTTGCAGTATTCCACGAAGATGCCGTGCTGCGATTATCGCTAGCATTAGAGATATAATTAAACGGAAGCATCAGTTTATCCGCAAAGTAGAGTGATCTTTTTACCCGTGAACGCATGACTGATGAAGGTAAACAGGAGGTACAATATTTTTGAGCCACTCCTTGCTTCTAGAAAAAACATGCAACTGTATTGATCAGCTTCATACATACACAGAACTAAAAAGCATAGTACCAACTTCTGTCTATTATATGTACAAGATTTAGGTCATAACAATATGTATGCTTTCAAATAGAAGTTAATGCACAACACAATAAACATAGGCACGAAGGAGTAGTACATGCTTTGATCCTAATATATCCGTCTCGGATAGAATCCTGGAGAACTTATTCTTGAAACACGAGATAGTAAGTAAtaccctgaaaaaaaaaaagcaaaaactAAGAGATTGCATCAGGATTGCCAGAAAATGTGGAAATTGCTGCATTATGAAATAATTTTACTACCACATTCTTGCAGAAAATGATAAGGAGTCAATGAACTTCCTCAAAAGGCTTTCAGAGTGTCCCTGAATATTGCACCTGTGACACACATACATATTATTACTAACCAAGGTAGcagaattataaaaatataataataaatagaacTAAGCGCAGTTACCAACCCAGTTTTCATGGGCGAAAACGACTTCACATGAATGCTAGTtttaaaacaagctccaagaACAAGTAGATTTGTCCAAGAGAAACTGGGATGCACGAAATGTACATTCCTCACAGATACCtgcaaaaaaacatattatctATGAAGGAGACCAAGAAAATTTACAAAGCATTTTAATATCCCAGCTGTCGACAATTCTATCACACCTACGATCGAATTTACCAGGATCACTCATAAAATCTGAATAGACTAAAACATATGTTACTTACAATCGCACCAACTCTAAGACTGTGTGTAAAATTGAGCAGCTGATCCGTTAATAGTAACATCACTTTTTTATCGAACTCGATGACCATTCCCTGCATGTAGATTTCTGTAACAATACCCGTATACTCACCACATTCACCCTTACCAAGAACAATGGTCTTCTGAAATAAAACACACTGATCCTGAAATCTAGGTAGATGCAGCTTAGATTTCTCTGAGGTCACATACATTAACTGCGACTCTTCCTCTTTCCCAATGAAAATTAACTTCTTCTTTAAACCAGTTAGTGAAACATAATTTCCTACCAATTTTGAAACCACAGGGTGCCAACATGatgcaaaatcatatatatacacaataaaAGATTTCGTAAAATTATCAATACAATGCCGTTCATGAATACCACACAATGCCTTATCAGGATCACTAGAACTACACAACTTGCACTCACAAACTAAAACTTTAGTTAAAAATCCACTTACTAAACTTGCTCGCTTATCATCCTTTCCCCCAGCATTACACGGAACAACTGTAACAGGACTAACTGATTCTATCACTCCATGAACATAACACCGAGCCCTGCAATTCTCTTTAACATTACCCGGAAACTCCAAACATAAAGGAAAAGACTCTACTTTTAAAGAACAAGGAACCAAGAAACCCGAAGATTCCGCAAAAGCCCACTTAATAATTTCCAAGAACCCTCCACCATACTTAAAAGGAATGTAATTCCAAGCAAGAACACGAATCTTTTTCCCAATTACTCGAGGATGGAAATCAAGAATGTCACAACAAACCGAAGAATCGCCATCTGAGAAGGAAAAGCAACTGATTTTAGAACACCCAGAAGCTGAATTTGAAGGTAGAGGTTCAAGATTTCTGTGAATTGGGAGATTTAGAGTTCCTACAAGAACTGTGGGACCCTTTAGGGGTTTTAGGGTTTTGGGGTTCGTGGGGGTAGGGGATTCATTCTGGGTCTTATCTATTCGGGGAAGCTTTGCTTTGGGTTTGGGGTTGGAAGAGGAAAGGGAAGATGCAGCCGTGAGTGGAAGAGATTGATGAATGAGATGAGAAAGTGAGAGGATTTTCACAGGTTGTTCTTCCATTATATTCAAAACTCAACGATATAGAACACGAGTCACTGGTAGTAATCAACTGGATAATTATATAGTATAATACACACATAAAAGCAAGCAAGCAGTCATTTATAGAGAATATTGAAGACGAAAGAGGGGAGGGGGATTGCGCGGGAAAAATTTATGGAGACTCTTGTCATAAGAAATCAAGTAGCTTATCAGATACTCCACGTtataataagttttttttataataggtTTGATtgaatacaaaataaatcaaaatttattaaatttactcTTAATAAttcctattttaatttttataacaatTCCTGTTTTAATTATAACACAAAATTATTGAACAACTGATTTTTGAGTTACTCTTATCATTTTTGGTCATTTAAATTACAAGATTTTCCATGCACTATACTAAAATTGGCATTGCCaagtttttcttaaaattttgactaattaattaatttaataaattatatattattatttcaattcatgtgattagttttttaatctgtcaaaaaaaattatttattaatatttgaacaaTTTTTACACCGATTAAATCTCTTTCTTGCATTTTATGATGCCATTATTAAACATGATAATAAATTTCTTCCCATTCTTAAACTTACTTTTATCTA of the Daucus carota subsp. sativus chromosome 4, DH1 v3.0, whole genome shotgun sequence genome contains:
- the LOC108215894 gene encoding CST complex subunit CTC1 isoform X1 — its product is MEEQPVKILSLSHLIHQSLPLTAASSLSSSNPKPKAKLPRIDKTQNESPTPTNPKTLKPLKGPTVLVGTLNLPIHRNLEPLPSNSASGCSKISCFSFSDGDSSVCCDILDFHPRVIGKKIRVLAWNYIPFKYGGGFLEIIKWAFAESSGFLVPCSLKVESFPLCLEFPGNVKENCRARCYVHGVIESVSPVTVVPCNAGGKDDKRASLVSGFLTKVLVCECKLCSSSDPDKALCGIHERHCIDNFTKSFIVYIYDFASCWHPVVSKLVGNYVSLTGLKKKLIFIGKEEESQLMYVTSEKSKLHLPRFQDQCVLFQKTIVLGKGECGEYTGIVTEIYMQGMVIEFDKKVMLLLTDQLLNFTHSLRVGAIVSVRNVHFVHPSFSWTNLLVLGACFKTSIHVKSFSPMKTGCNIQGHSESLLRKFIDSLSFSARMWVLLTISCFKNKFSRILSETDILGSKHKQGVAQKYCTSCLPSSVMRSRHGIFVEYCKHDSCGCGSEPDCGCLKLVVPMSSFISHCKATWIKMTARKAGSDIMSNDNLESPQICGRKSFSQPTKMMLQSKDIDVVLLGSLKSSLSPGSLQLIDATGSIDIVSPNLPSSLSIGTIYQVSDFTAVMEGISDLADHLESVPTGLFSCQSILNNAIFVEGSNLTVYMYCHRIGELYRSRPVFPGFSYKETLEDLKGRFHLLKVTHKFPVLQRFQDDHIITERLNAYAEAIILPWDLLIPDKAEDQITAISKPLSSDLVENYDKSYEKTTKRCKTIETSSSGPNYAQNESAGNSSYCVNTFRRIYKEKICSGSSYPLEIPCVTLYFKETMFNCRNDKTKITSTSYSGVRKVLLEFEQRDFCEFQSLKIGGCYIIKHQKEDRYCSINNSSALSIGKVLITSRAIPLSISFSSQEALLAIDQTPLIHDIFFCNKVTVPKDSHGVELPSLKFMNACPHSCSEVKMFLSPESLAFLEGNIEYLGQGFVKPISSFEELTNISEHMTRSVKSVRNSNLDVFLPRGKLISLHGHVVAFHSTDQSSLAVNIGYGSSFGGYVPNFIKHMTQSACIHVLVENHMVKIFGKLSKHAFPVGFGAGVNATFHRILVAGGQNEFLLIPASVIILGPALVINSQYLSATLEFPSIPLLDIGPVSLISEMDQCPSYMLLKLHCKIIAVYILVLEKNEKVVQSHRIAHICSPANIPLAGFILDDGSSSCCCWTNNEMALTLLRLDKEYEATGESSMGSKKTLLTKSRDPNSVKLDKILQQHGRIVVRNCGSTSDASFQDIIVGSNKIMSSRDEDFLKLSILNACSRSNLWTVVGRAMDSVDTKRLENQLTSLNMPNLPMRNIWGMEVHHSNQLSEARSIFEELKASKIFEEVSMLLS
- the LOC108215894 gene encoding CST complex subunit CTC1 isoform X2, with the translated sequence MEEQPVKILSLSHLIHQSLPLTAASSLSSSNPKPKAKLPRIDKTQNESPTPTNPKTLKPLKGPTVLVGTLNLPIHRNLEPLPSNSASGCSKISCFSFSDGDSSVCCDILDFHPRVIGKKIRVLAWNYIPFKYGGGFLEIIKWAFAESSGFLVPCSLKVESFPLCLEFPGNVKENCRARCYVHGVIESVSPVTVVPCNAGGKDDKRASLVSGFLTKVLVCECKLCSSSDPDKALCGIHERHCIDNFTKSFIVYIYDFASCWHPVVSKLVGNYVSLTGLKKKLIFIGKEEESQLMYVTSEKSKLHLPRFQDQCVLFQKTIVLGKGECGEYTGIVTEIYMQGMVIEFDKKVMLLLTDQLLNFTHSLRVGAIVSVRNVHFVHPSFSWTNLLVLGACFKTSIHVKSFSPMKTGCNIQGHSESLLRKFIDSLSFSARMWVLLTISCFKNKFSRILSETDILGSKHKQGVAQKYCTSCLPSSVMRSRHGIFVEYCKHDSCGCGSEPDCGCLKLVVPMSSFISHCKATWIKMTARKAGSDIMSNDNLESPQICGRKSFSQPTKMMLQSKDIDVVLLGSLKSSLSPGSLQLIDATGSIDIVSPNLPSSLSIGTIYQVSDFTAVMEGISDLADHLESVPTGLFSCQSILNNAIFVEGSNLTVYMYCHRIGELYRSRPVFPGFSYKETLEDLKGRFHLLKVTHKFPVLQRFQDDHIITERLNAYAEAIILPWDLLIPDKAEDQITAISKPLSSDLVENYDKSYEKTTKRCKTIETSSSGPNYAQNESAGNSSYCVNTFRRIYKEKICSGSSYPLEIPCVTLYFKETMFNCRNDKTKITSTSYSGVRKVLLEFEQRDFCEFQSLKIGGCYIIKHQKEDRYCSINNSSALSIGKVLITSRAIPLSISFSSQEALLAIDQTPLIHDIFFCNKVTVPKDSHGVELPSLKFMNACPHSCSEVKMFLSPESLAFLEGNIEYLGQGFVKPISSFEELTNISEHMTRSVKSVRNSNLDVFLPRGKLISLHGHVVAFHSTDQSSLAVNIGYGSSFGGYVPNFIKHMTQSACIHVLVENHMVKIFGKLSKHAFPVGFGAGVNATFHRILVAGGQNEFLLIPASVIILGPALVINSQYLSATLEFPSIPLLDIGPVSLISEMDQCPSYMLLKLHCKIIAVYILVLEKNEKVVQSHRIAHICSPANIPLAGFILDDGSSSCCCWTNNEMALTLLRLDKEYEATGESSMGSKKTLLTKSRDPNSVKLDKILQQHGRIVVRNCGSTSDASFQDIIVGSNKIMSSRDEDFLKLSILNACSRSNLWCL